In Blattabacterium cuenoti, the following proteins share a genomic window:
- the dapF gene encoding diaminopimelate epimerase, translating into MKLNFFKYHGTGNDFIMLDLRKKNIVENTSLFRKLCDRNFGIGADGIISIQNDEISDFYMKYYNSDGKKSSMCGNGGRCVISFSKELGIIKDKKTYFRAEDGYHYGFIKDNLVSVKLINLKKTEIIIHLKQHIFLNTGSPHYVLFVKDDIQKIDVYREGRRIRLNNPYIVNEGVNVNFVKILEKNILFVRTYERGVEKETLSCGTGVTAAVIAAYETNRLPYNDENKVKVKTSGGNLFVSLKKTEKGYEDIYLNGPTEFVFKGSILI; encoded by the coding sequence ATATTGTGGAAAATACTTCCTTGTTCAGAAAATTATGTGATAGAAATTTTGGAATTGGAGCAGATGGAATTATTTCAATTCAAAATGATGAAATTAGTGATTTTTATATGAAATATTACAACTCAGATGGTAAAAAAAGTTCCATGTGTGGAAATGGAGGGAGATGTGTTATTTCTTTTTCTAAAGAATTAGGAATAATAAAAGATAAAAAAACTTATTTTAGAGCAGAAGATGGATATCATTATGGATTTATTAAAGATAATTTAGTTTCTGTAAAACTTATAAATCTAAAAAAAACTGAAATAATAATTCATCTTAAACAACATATATTTCTTAACACTGGATCTCCCCATTACGTATTATTCGTAAAAGATGATATTCAGAAAATAGATGTTTATAGGGAAGGAAGAAGAATTAGATTAAATAATCCATATATTGTTAATGAAGGAGTAAATGTTAATTTTGTAAAAATATTAGAAAAAAATATTTTATTTGTTAGAACTTATGAAAGAGGAGTAGAAAAAGAGACTTTATCCTGTGGAACAGGTGTAACTGCTGCTGTAATTGCTGCATATGAAACAAATAGATTACCTTATAATGATGAAAATAAAGTAAAAGTGAAAACTTCAGGTGGAAATTTATTCGTTTCATTAAAAAAAACAGAAAAAGGATATGAAGATATTTATTTAAATGGACCTACGGAATTTGTATTTAAAGGAAGTATTTTGATTTAA